Genomic segment of Nodularia sp. LEGE 06071:
ATCCCGAACTGAATTTAAAATTAACTAACTTGTCTCTGGGAACTGAGCTTTATGGGTTTGTCTTACCCATCGATAGTCCTTTAACCAAAGACCTCAACATTGAATTGCGAAAGATGTCGGAAAATGGCACTTTGGAAGACATTTCTTCTCGCTGGCTTAGTAATAGTCCAGACAATTCTCAAAATTCTGCAATCTAGTAATCCTAGATGAAAAAGATCCCCGAATTCTTCAAGAAATCGGGGATCTAAACCTTCTGAGAGTTCAAAGCAATACTCTACACAAGATATGGTTCTTGGTGAGTTTTAATTGTGCAATTAGAACGGGGATAAGTAACGCAAAGTAGAGCGAATCCTTTAGACATTTGCTCGTCATCTAAAAAGATTTGATCAGATTGATCAACTTCACCTTCAACAACTTTTCCTACACAACTAGAGCAAGAACCTGAATGACAAGAGAAAGGCAACTCAATACCATTTTCTTCGGCTCCTTCCAAAATGGTACTTTCTTCATCGATTTCAATTGTGGAGTCGAGTTCTTGCTTTTTGTTGATTAATCTAACTTGATAGCTTGCCATTTTCCGATTCTCCTCAAAAGTTATACGATGAAATTGATTTTGCTCAGTTTGTGAGTTTCTGTTACCTAGTGAACTCCAAACTTCCAGAAACAGCGCGGAAGAGGACACTGCATTGATGGGGTTCCTCCGGCTGTAAGTAATGATAAGTGGTATCGGTTTCACCAACTTGCGCTTTTTCCAAACCCGTAGATTAGCAAGTGTCCATGATTTCTAGGGTCAGCTTTGAAGGCTCAATTACGAATTACGAATTCACAGCGGTACTAGCTGCAAGGTACACCAGTGGGTGTGCCATCATCGGTTTTGAATGATTTTCCGCAACCGCAGGTATCACTTGCATTAGGGTTAGTGAACTTAAAGCCACTTTCCATTACCCCTTCTACAAAATCGACCACAACCCCGTCCAATAACGGCGCACTTTTAGCATCAACATAAATCAACACATTACCTTGTTGAATTACCAAATCATCTGGTTGTGGTTTGCTAGTGACATCAATGCCATATTCATAGCCATTGCAACCACCATCTTTTACAGATATCCGGATGCCTTTTGAAGCGTCATTATTGTCAGAGGCAGAACCTCTAATAAATGCCCGCAGACGAAACTCTGCTTTTTCTGTTAGACTAACAGCCATTACGTCTCCTGATTTGTCGCGATGAAGTTTTATGGAAGGCAGGTGATAGTGTTTTGTCCGTTGTCTAATAACCAATAACCAAAGAATTTTTGATTTTGAACTTGCGATTTTAGATTGCAGTTTAATCCAAAATCTAAAATCTAAAATCTAAAATTGATTGACTAATGACTACTTTGTACAATTGCTTGTAGGTTCCAGGGATGGAGGTTGTCCGTATCTCCAGGGTGCAGTGTTACCACATACAGGACAAGCGCGATCGCGTTGAGAACGGCGCTTGGCAAATTCCATCCGATTCAAGTCAATTGTCAGCAATTGCGATAACAGAGGTTGACTGAACCCAGTGATCAGCTTAATCGCCTCCAACGCTGTTAGACAAGCTAGTGTCCCAGATACAGCGCCCAGAACAGAAAAAGCACGTCTATCCCACTCAGGCTTTTCTGGAAACAGACAGGATAAACAAGGAGTCACACCCGGAATAATTGTAGTTAGGTAAGCCTCCATCCCGTCCATTGCAGCCTCCACCATCGGTTTACGCCAACGCACACAAGCTGCATTCAGCAAGTCGCGTTCCGTAAAATTGTGGGCGCAATCCAAGGCCATATCAGCCGATTGCACTAAGGAGTCTACATTTTCCGCAGTGACATAATCATGAACTACATCAACTTTGATATCAGGATTGATAGCTTCCAGAGTTTCTTTAGCTTTGAATACCCTGGGTTTACCTACCCAATCATCAGTCATTAAAATCTGACGGTTCATGTCATCCAATCGCAAGTCACCACCCCGGACTAAGATTAGTCGCCCAACGCCCGCTACTGCTAAGTAAAGCGCCGCCGTACCACCTAATCCCCCCACACCTGAAACCATAACTGTCGCTGACTTCAGACGTTTTTGAGCTAGTTCGCCAAAGTTTGGCAGCATCATTTGGCGACTATAGCGTTCTAATTCGGTAGGCGTTAGGTTGATCACTTTTTACCTCCTAATCAGAAGTGATTTCTGTCAGCGTAACTACATTCTTCGGCTTGTCATTAAACACTTTGAACAGCTTTTCTTCATAAGCTGTTGATTTTAGGAAAAGATCATGAGCTTTTTGCAAAGCTAACGAATATTGAGTGAGTATTTCTGCTGAAGTTAAACCATGAGCATTATCATCAACTTCTGCCATAAATTGCGAAAACTTCTTCAAAATATGCAGACGATTGACATTGACATTTTCTTTGTCGTAGGGCAAATTGAAGAACTGAAAAAATTCTTCTGCATCTACAAGCTTTTTGAATTCATTCATAGTTCCAGTCATTGATCATTCTCCATTGTTTTTAGCTGTTGCTTAAGCTCATC
This window contains:
- a CDS encoding HesB/IscA family protein, coding for MAVSLTEKAEFRLRAFIRGSASDNNDASKGIRISVKDGGCNGYEYGIDVTSKPQPDDLVIQQGNVLIYVDAKSAPLLDGVVVDFVEGVMESGFKFTNPNASDTCGCGKSFKTDDGTPTGVPCS
- a CDS encoding ThiF family adenylyltransferase, producing MINLTPTELERYSRQMMLPNFGELAQKRLKSATVMVSGVGGLGGTAALYLAVAGVGRLILVRGGDLRLDDMNRQILMTDDWVGKPRVFKAKETLEAINPDIKVDVVHDYVTAENVDSLVQSADMALDCAHNFTERDLLNAACVRWRKPMVEAAMDGMEAYLTTIIPGVTPCLSCLFPEKPEWDRRAFSVLGAVSGTLACLTALEAIKLITGFSQPLLSQLLTIDLNRMEFAKRRSQRDRACPVCGNTAPWRYGQPPSLEPTSNCTK
- the nifW gene encoding nitrogenase-stabilizing/protective protein NifW, whose translation is MTGTMNEFKKLVDAEEFFQFFNLPYDKENVNVNRLHILKKFSQFMAEVDDNAHGLTSAEILTQYSLALQKAHDLFLKSTAYEEKLFKVFNDKPKNVVTLTEITSD
- a CDS encoding 2Fe-2S iron-sulfur cluster-binding protein encodes the protein MASYQVRLINKKQELDSTIEIDEESTILEGAEENGIELPFSCHSGSCSSCVGKVVEGEVDQSDQIFLDDEQMSKGFALLCVTYPRSNCTIKTHQEPYLV